TTATTTTTTAAAAATTTACCGACTATTTCCCAAATAGACTAAGCTATTTGTTCAAAAAGCCGACACATTTCACAACTATAAAAAATCCGTTCGCGTGGTCGGCCTCTTTTTACTATTCATTATATCACATTTTTTTCAATTTACAATAGCTTTTTTCTAACATTTATTGTATAATCAAGGTATTAAAAAATCATTCGACCACTTTTTTAGTCAGAAAGGATAATACTCATGGAGAAAATGACTGAATATCAAAATGCTGCATCGGAAAATATTCTCGATCCTTCCTGCATACATGAAAACCTCCTTCTTTTAAGACGGCGCCTTATGCTTTCCCAGGGAGAATTCATTGCAAAATATCTTTCTTCCGAAAGCGGCAAACCATTATTAAGCATTTCCAAGCTGTCTAATATTGAAACTAAGGGCGGTAAGGATGCTTTGCAATATTCCCGTATTATTGCAGACAAGCTGTCTGTAGATGCCAATATTTTTCAGCTGTCCCCAGACGCATTTGCAAAAAATATTGAGCTATTTATAGAAACTCAGTTAAATAGCGGCAATTCATCTACAAATATTACAGACCTGGCTCACATGGTGCAGAAGACCAGTTATGTAGAGACTCTTGTACATGTTATGTGCGATTATTTAACTGATTCTCTAATTGCAGGAAGTTTAAAACCAGGGGATAAACTTCCTTCAGACCGGAATCTGGCAGTTATGTTTGGCGTAGGCAGAACTGCGATCCGTGAAGCTCTGAAGGTTTTATCTGTTTTAGGACTGGTGCGCATTCTTCCAGGCCAGGGCACCTTTGTCTCCTCTTCCAGTTCCAGTTTTCTAACAGCGCCTCTCTCTTGGACCTTCCTTCTGGGAGAACATAATCTGGAGCATATTTTAACTGTCCGTGAAATGCTTGAGGATGCTTCCTCCCGTCTGGCGGCCACTTATGCCACTGAGGCAGATATTGAAAACCTGACAAAGATTTTCAACGCTGCCAAGGACGCGTTTTCAGCCAGTAATTTTCAGCAGTTTTTGGAATACGATATTGATTTCCATTTAGCCATCGCCAAGTGTTCCCACAATCCTATTATTTACAATTTACTGCTTACATCCAGAAAGCTGATTACCCATATCAGCAAAAGCGGTATGGTGACGATTGAGGATTTAATCGCTATTGACAGGGAGCACACTGCTATATATGAAAGTATTGTAGCACATGATTCTGTTAATTCTAACGCTATTATGCGCCGCCATCTGGAAAGCTCTGCCAGAAGGTATCACCTTTAAGGAGCTCGCCCTGAATATTTAAAAATCAAAAAGTTGGATCAGGTCCACATTTTCTGTAAGACCTTTTCCAACTTTTTATAACATTTTTAATAATCTTAATTATCTAATACAATTCCTCTTTCCGCAGCCATAATATGCGCCTCTTCATCTGTAATTCTCACAATCTTAAATCCTGTAAATGCATACAGAACCCCGAATAATAAAGAGCAGAAGCACAGAACACAATACGGAAGATACTCTGTTGTGGGAACCCCTAATGTGGTGGCCATGTAAAGACCTGCAGCCGACCAGGGGATAATCGGTCCTGTCATGGTTCCTGAATCCTCCAGGGAACGGCAAAGTACAATA
The window above is part of the Lachnoclostridium edouardi genome. Proteins encoded here:
- a CDS encoding FadR/GntR family transcriptional regulator is translated as MEKMTEYQNAASENILDPSCIHENLLLLRRRLMLSQGEFIAKYLSSESGKPLLSISKLSNIETKGGKDALQYSRIIADKLSVDANIFQLSPDAFAKNIELFIETQLNSGNSSTNITDLAHMVQKTSYVETLVHVMCDYLTDSLIAGSLKPGDKLPSDRNLAVMFGVGRTAIREALKVLSVLGLVRILPGQGTFVSSSSSSFLTAPLSWTFLLGEHNLEHILTVREMLEDASSRLAATYATEADIENLTKIFNAAKDAFSASNFQQFLEYDIDFHLAIAKCSHNPIIYNLLLTSRKLITHISKSGMVTIEDLIAIDREHTAIYESIVAHDSVNSNAIMRRHLESSARRYHL